Proteins found in one Triticum urartu cultivar G1812 chromosome 4, Tu2.1, whole genome shotgun sequence genomic segment:
- the LOC125552706 gene encoding histone H2B.1-like, which translates to MAPKAEKKPAAKKPAEEEPAAEKAEKTPAGKKPKAEKRLPAGKKTASKEGGGEKRGRKKGKKSVETYKIYIFKVLKQVHPDIGISSKAMSIMNSFINDIFEKLAGEAAKLARYNKKPTITSREIQTSVRLVLPGELAKHAVSEGTKAVTKFTSS; encoded by the coding sequence ATGGCCCCCAAGGCGGAGAAGAAGCCGGCGGCGAAGAAGCCCGCGGAGGAGGAGCCCGCGGCGGAGAAGGCCGAGAAGACCcctgccgggaagaagcccaaggccgAGAAGCGGCTGCCGGCGGGCAAGAAGACCGCCTCCAAGGAGGGCGGCGGCGAGAAGAGGGGCcggaagaagggcaagaagagcGTGGAGACCTACAAGATCTACATCTTcaaggtgctgaagcaggtgcaCCCCGACATCGGCATCTCCTCCAAGGCCATGTCCATCATGAACTCCTTCATCAACGACATCTTCGAGAAGCTCGCCGGCGAGGCCGCCAAGCTCGCCCGCTACAACAAGAAGCCCACCATCACCTCCCGGGAGATCCAGACCTCCGTCCGCCTCGTCCTCCCCGGGGAGCTCGCCAAGCACGCCGTCTCCGAGGGCACCAAGGCCGTCACCAAGTTCACCTCCTCTTAG